From Microplitis mediator isolate UGA2020A chromosome 11, iyMicMedi2.1, whole genome shotgun sequence, one genomic window encodes:
- the LOC130677019 gene encoding putative ankyrin repeat protein RF_0381: MEFSRIKLNWQYIDYLIKHAVVENINTMYPIVGGFTLLHVAAFNNDQKLVDDLLRKKADVNLTSKYWGTALHIAILSENLGIMQSLINYGADVNSQLIADFRLIRYRYGDWQYGEKAPEFLSKEKDVVSEMLKTYDSCFGKSPLQIAVDRRNEKMVELLLINNAHPNLYIYGTITPLISAIAYKNLPIIKHLLAYGVDVNSPIGSNIAESPLHIAVCSGNQEAVELILNHNMVNVNIVNIYNLSALHYAFFAPDDNIIRQLLDAGVDINIKDDNSALNYTFHSPDDNIMRQALNTGVDIYIKNVNCKTAFTARPIDSEKVKDTIAEHIAQLSAVNFHVDEENLAVVDNGSEKFCELRGQCINEVEKMKLTFIGTSNVTFYNVLCDNCEHKLALGLKYVSKTAILSLNIPSLFPLYSGMITYRLRKVLRRKRLLSHAIGVIEDIFDDIQLPIMYTIRSNVSVLDGHKELQLHGQ, from the exons ATGGAATTCAGCCGTATTAAGTTGAACTGGCAATACATTGACTACCTCATCAAACATGCAGTTGtcgaaaatattaatacaatGTATCCAATCGTGGGTGGTTTTACGCTGCTTCATGTAGCAGCTTTCaataatgatcaaaaattgGTGGATGATCTGCTCCGCAAGAAAGCTGATGTGAATTTAACAAGTAAATACTGGGGTACAGCTCTTCACATTGCTATTTTATCGGAGAACCTGGGTATAATGCAAAGTCTAATCAACTATGGAGCAGACGTTAATAGTCAACTAATTGCTGACTTTAGATTGATCCGTTACCGGTATGGTGATTGGCAATATGGTGAAAAAGCTCCTGAGTTTTTATCAAAAGAAAAAGATGTTGTGAGTGAGATGTTGAAAACTTATGATTCCTGTTTTGGCAAATCACCGTTACAAATCGCTgttgatcgaagaaatgaaaaaatggtAGAGCtactattgataaataatgCTCATCCGAACCTGTATATTTATGGTACTATAACACCATTAATCTCTGCTAttgcttataaaaatttaccaatAATAAAGCATCTTCTGGCATACGGCGTGGATGTTAATAGTCCAATTGGAAGTAATATAGCAGAAAGTCCTCTACATATTGCTGTCTGCTCCGGAAACCAAGAAGCAGtagaattgattttaaacCATAATATGGTTAATGTAAATATAGTGAACATTTATAACCTTTCAGCACTTCATTACGCATTTTTCGCGCCCGACGATAATATCATAAGACAACTTCTTGATGCTGGTGTTGATATCAATATAAAAGACGATAATTCAGCACTTAATTACACATTTCACTCGCCCGACGATAACATCATGCGACAAGCTCTTAATACTGGTGTtgatatctatataaaaaacgttaattgTAAAACAGCGTTTACTGCAAGACCTATTGATTCAGAAAAAGTTAAAGACACAATTGCTGAACATATTGCTCAACTCAGTGCGGTGAATTTTCATGttgatgaagaaaatttagcagTCGTCGATAATGgcagtgaaaaattttgtgaattgCGCGGCCAGTGCATAAAcgaagttgaaaaaatgaaGCTAACATTTATTGGCACGAGTAATGTTacattttataatgttttatgtGATAATTGTGAACACAAATTAGCTTTAGGATTAAAGTATGTTAGTAAAACTGCAATTTTAAGTTTGAACATTCCATCTCTTTTTCCACTATACAGTGGAATGATTACTTATCGTTTAAGAAAAGTATTAAGACGGAAAAGATTGTTATCCCATGCTATTGGTGTAATTGAAGATATTTTCGATGACATCCAACTTCCAA ttaTGTATACTATACGATCAAATGTATCTGTTTTGGATGGCCACAAAGAATTACAACTTCATGgccaataa